A window of Periplaneta americana isolate PAMFEO1 chromosome 9, P.americana_PAMFEO1_priV1, whole genome shotgun sequence genomic DNA:
atcatctacaaccaattctatttaatgtccaccactttactctcactttgaagtgaatagttctttattatggcctgagattgtgttagtggaacaaaagaatgaagttgtaagatacCTCGTACCACTTATGCTTGTTGGTACCATCAGTCGAATATAtggttatgttatttatattgagtaatgttaaaaatttcaaaggaatattataacattattaattcaatcaagcattattttaacattttcatgatgaacatagacacaaactgagtgcgtgccacttgttccagggagtacacattcctttggtctgagtttgaaaattttttaaaatcttatttTGATATACGGATATTGCTCTTTGAAACACTGGTAAGTTAGCTTAAGATTTCATAGTATTAATCTTTTCTGTTTGTGAATTCTCTTTCCAGCTTCTTTAACTGAAACACAATTTTTTTGTCAGCCATAACCCTCCTCacatcatcagaattataaaattgaacaacATTGTCTACTATAAATGTTGCCAAACTTTTTCCAGATTTAGGATTAGGAGTAGCCAAAATCCCCTTCTCTGCTCCTACTTGTTTAGAAATTCGTATCATGTGAGTGGTGTTATTAAAATGATGTTGAATTTTACTGCAGGAccaactttaaaaaattgttaatatttgtattttgagatttctgtcgTCTGTTTCATGGAAGAAGTCTATCAGTTTCTGCATTATAtcggaattatttgaattttcagcggaagttgtgtcttctgtgatatgaaatattttatgtttaagtgtatctgtaactttctgcattttctGTATCGgatatttttttagataattttgtcttctttattggCAATTCTCAATCATCACTAAACTCTCACATATCttcagtatattatttttaaagttatttcttactcgaaagcaacctgaaatcagcatagttctatgtaaaatataatagcttataattttttttgcatttttgaagtaatctgttacaaaatataatagtttAAAAAGTGGCTCTCTAAAAAaatccaatcaataaatcaattaacataatattccatttgttcccatttcaaatgacaccaacaCTCAACGTCCATGATGCATAGAGTGTTACAAATGTTCCACTAAATGGACTCACAAAAAGTTTCGCAAGCACCTTCACACATAAAATTAGGAATAATGAAGCAATTTGTCAAAGCTTTTTACAAAAGTGATCTTTGTTTTCAATACCTTGTTCAGAAATTTCACAAGTTGCCAAATCAAAAGTGAGAGAAGACGTTGCGATGGTCCACTGATCCAGAAACTGATTAAGGATTCTGATTTTAGAAATATTATGACTGACTTAGAGATTCAGGCTTGCGACTCATTCAAGGATGTTAATAACATCCACACGCCATGTTAATAACAAGGTTCTGGGTAATGTTAAAAATGACCAACATTAGCATGTTGCGAAAACCATGCTCGTAAATTTAAAACCACTCGGATGTACTATAAGCTTGACTTAAATTTTCTGCATTCTCAGCCTGAATATTTTCTGGTAAACTTAGGAACACTAAGTGAACGGTGGGGTGAGCGATTCCATCAGGTTATAAAAGAGATGGAAACGAGGTGCTAGGGTCGATGAGAAGTCTTCAGGATGGCTGACTATTGTTGGTATTTAATAAGACATAACCCTCGTCTGAACCACAATGCATGTCAACTAAGCGTTCATTTTCAATGAagcgaaataaaaaatagctttCATAAGATATGTTTGAAGTTTCGTATTTCATTTTAAACTGTTGCGTCTGAACAACTGAGATAGTATCATGCTTTGCATGGTGTAACGAATTTTAAAATGaacgtaaaaatataaattactaaaatattaaatatttgtctgcatggcaaaaaaaaaaccgtatgtaatacgaaaaaaatagttaaCAGATTTGAATTCACCACGCAAAAATTAGGTTTAGTGACCTGTTCAACCCGgtgctgtaaaaataaaaaatttaattaggaGCTTGTATTTCTTTCCAAGTGTTTCACTGTGTCAACGGTTTGTATGTACCAGTGGATGCTCTTTCACATCCCTCGAATTGGCAAACTTCTTTCAATATAAATAACAACAGAATGGCTTCTGCCTGAAGTGAAAAAGTGTATACTTTTTACATTACCAGATTCCGAGATTCTTttcccacatatatcacaactgaatacCTCCTCTCGCGCACACAAGCGCACGTTTTTTTAAACTATCAGATTTCGAAAATTCCTTCTCAAATATATgacaactgaatgccttctcccCTATGTGTTCGAGTGCATGCTTCTTTAAACTACAAGATTACGAAAATTTCTTACCACATATGATACAATCGAATGGCTAATCTTCTGTGTGTATGAGTGCAGAATTCTTTTTTTCAGATTAGtatattctgaaaattttttccaCATTCATCACAACAGAATGCCTTCTCCCCTGTGTTAACGAGTTCATACTTTTTTAGACTACCAGATTCTATAAATTTTTTTCgccatatatcacaactgaattcTTTCTCCCTTGTGTGCAATAGAACATGCTTTTTTAGAcgacaaaattctgaaaatttctttccacacatatcacaattGAATGCCTTCTCCCCTGTGTATGAGTGCATGCTTTTTCAGATCATTCGATTGAGTAAATTTCTTTTCACATATATTACAACCAAAtggcttctcccctgtgtgtacaAGTGCGTGCCTCTTTAGACCATTAGACTGcgtaaatttctttccacatatatcgcaactgaatgccttctcccctgtgtgtacgaGTGAGTGCCGATTTAGATCACCAGATTGCAAAAAtttttttccacatatatcacaaataAATGtcttctcccctgtgtgtatgAGTGAATGCTTTTTTAGATCATTAGATTGagtaaatttctttccacatatatcacaactaaatgccttctcccctgtgtgtatgAGTGAATGCTTTTTTAAACTACCAGACCGcgtaaatttctttccacatatatcacaactaaaTGCCTTCTCTCCTGTGTGTATGAGTGCATGGTTTTTTAAAATACCAGCCCGcgtaaatttctttccacatatatcacaactaaatgtcttctcccctgtgtgtatgAGCGCATGCTTTTTTAGATCACCAGATTGCGTGAAtttttttccacatatatcacaactaaatggcttctcccctgtgtgtacgaGTGCGTGCCTCTTTAGAGCATTAGACTGcgtaaatttctttccacatacatCACAACTAAAtggcttctcccctgtgtgtatgAGTGCGTGTCGTTTCAAATCACCAGATTgcaaaaatttctttccacatacatCACAAATAAATGGCTCCTCCCCAGTGTGTACGAGTGCATGTCGTTTTAGATCACCACATTGCAAAAAtttttttccacatatatcacaactaaaTGTCTTCTCCCCTCTGTGTATAAGTGCATGCTTTTTTAGATCATTAGATTGAGTAAATtcctttccacatatatcacaactaaatgtcttctcccctgtgtgtatgAGTGAATGCCTTTTTAGACTATTAGACTGCGTAAATTTCTTTCCGCATATATtacaactgaatgccttctcccctgtgtgtacaACTGCATGTTTTCTTAAACTACGAGAAgccgaaaatttctttccacatatatcacaactgaatgccttcttCCCTGTGTGTACAACTGCATGTTTTCTTAAACTACGAGAAGCCgcaaatttctttccacatatatcacaactgaatgccttctcccTTGCGTGAAGATGTGAGTGTCTTTTGAGTCGATCCAATTGCAAACAAttctttccacaaacatcgcaaaTGAACGGGCTCTTGCTCGTGTGTAAATGAGCATGGCTCTTGTGCCTTGCCAAGTCGTGAAACCACTtttcacaaacatcacatttgtaaGTTTCCTCACCAGTCTGAAGGCACTCATCTTCTGTAATACTGTTGCTAGCAGCTGGCATTCCAATACTGTGAAGAAAATGGGCTCTTAGTTCGAACAATTAAGACTAAAGCAGGaaatatcataatacactgtgtgattcacgaggatttaccgtcgctTACAtagattatttccgaagatattctgagcataaaatgtcatatgaacatgacagtgtcttaatctcaatattttcagagatacgttaatttaaaattgtttgtaaaataccattattcttgagtttatggttaaaaaaatattacagataaagaatgaattacattttcttatgcgtTTATTAAACAACTGTTACAAATTACGCAACTCtggtaaattcttcaagactgtacatcagttggtaaagtcgtatgatttgaaactatttttgtgataagtgcgtaagaatgatgtaatgttgaaattgtaaattgaaaaaaaatctgtacaaagtaattGACAACatgttttagcttcagaacattagccGATTGAAGAAGTGATACTGCTGAATAGTtcattcaaaatttgtaattttttttacctttaatatttaaaaaaaaggtattttatttaataaattcaaataagtgtaacactgaaaatatttaaattaggaCACATGACTATATGACATTTCttcctcgtaaatcaccctgtattattttattgtacttggttatttaacgacgctgtattaactaagaggttatttagcgtcgataggattgatgatagcaagatggtatttggagatgaggccgtggattcgccatagattacctgacatttgccttgtggttggggaaaacataggaaaaaccccaaccaggtaatgggcccaagcgagaatcgaactcgtGCTCGAACGCAACTCCGGGTCGGCAGGCAAGTGTCTTAAACGACtgtgctacgccggtggctcactcTGTGTTATGCTTAGTAATCAGGAAGTAATACGAAGAATATTTGGACGTACTCGTACTAAACAATTCTACTGAAGTTAATTCTCATAAATaggtttaattggttattttatgacgctttatcaacacctatAGTTAGTTATCTAGCATCtcagtgagatgaaagtgataatgctagtgaaatgagtaaAAAGtgcagtgccgaaagttaccagcatttgctcttaatatgcTGAGAGAAAACACcagaaaagacctcaaccagacaaatgtcccgaccaggatttcaacccgggcccgctagtttaaCGGTCAgaaatgctaaccgttactcctccaCAGCAGTGGCTCATGAATGGTTTAAATTACTATCAATTCTTACATATCGAGTtaattagtggggtttaaaaagggcccattagctactatggctatttgcgcccttgtctaaaatccttcacagaaCAGAAACACaaacaataaccagaatgcttaaaagaactacaAAGCGTTGTCACAGTTAAAACAAGGTTCACTAATGCAGgttcaacaaggtgatgcataaaaatcGTAACAGAgagcagttctcagaccctacctaatatttaaaaagaaacaataaaataataaaatgaacgcCACCACAAATAACTTATCTGACGCATTTTtaaatactcggatgtaaaagatccgaatgtcaaatttgttaaaaaatatatactaaataacaaatataaCCTCCGGGTGTAAAGGGTCAGGAGGATAAATAAAACgagtcaataaaaaactaaatcaccctgtcaagtccagtactcgataaaaaaattctcagaattgcatttgtacaattaaaatcaagtCCAAAAGCGTCGTGTAAAGTCGGACGGATTCCATATTGCCGATGGACACGGCATATAACACTCCAGCTGAGGCttgccacgtaggagatggccatgtgtcacatgacagtggccaatcctcaaccgggtgagtaaaacttcgtgtcgtgacgctcttgtggacaaatcccaaactcgaacactattctttattatttgtaatttatttccctctagCGCAGACCATCTGAATGGAAAGACTGCAGAGacaatggcacttaaagagtcggagcagattagatATCTGCCCCAAAGTTGTCTAATTAAAAACAACAaagctctgtaaaaagcatatacTTTGCAGTaaaacactggtatattcgctcagtttatatttaaatatttgtccatttgcaacgaaggagcaaccaacacaatcacTCACCTGGGATCCGTCAGTAAGACCAAAAGAATAATTTGGAAAGcatgataaaagttcactaaaacgaagtctacaaacaaaagctggtgtaaaattcttaaaacttcgtttcagacttacatcaaacattggatgtcgcataatccacggtggagtggtggtatactccagtgtgcgaactgatGGTAGATGGATGTCGAGCTCAGAAAGCAGTTCACGAACTCGCACAACTGCTGGACGAAGTCtctgtggattttcactgtatcggccgtaaagagacgaatgatggaaacaGTCGTaggaattgtgctcaggctgcgagcggagcttaaccgcatatgagcacaacaggacattacgtcgccgatacagtgatggttcacCTGCTTCACtatacaggctcgctatccgactcgATCCAAAGGCACCTGTAGCGAGTCGAATTCCTACTAGATGATGGACAGTATCTAAAAGtcgtaatttagatttatttgctgagccataaataaaacagccataattcAACTTTGATCAGACAAGAGAACGATAAAGCCGTAAAAGCACTATGCGATCTgcacccctgacaaaaggcgtaaaatctTTAACgatttttcacaacgccttctcaaGTCACGTATATGCGACTCCcacattaatttataatcaaagataaggcccaaacatttcgctgtgtctgtatattgcaactccagtccattaagacgcagttcattATGTGGAAGAAATTCAGGatggttgtaaaagtggacacactgcgttttTTGAGtagagaatttaaagccattgcgaacagcccattctgatagcacgttgatgaccagctgaaactgtcgaccgatggatggaagatatcgggagctgtaGTAGAAGCTGAAATAGTCAACatacaacagagaagatactcggtcacccacacagtgggcaattccattgaccgcaatgcagaaaagaacaaCACTTAAGACCCCTGCAGAACGCCGTTTTCTTGAacatgttcgttagaaagtgtggtgcctactcgaactcggaaatacagCTCTGCCATTAACTTCACAATAAACGATGGGAGACTGCTACGAAGTCCCCGATCAAGCAGACTTTGCAGAATTCCATAACGTCATGTGGTATAGTAAGCTTTCTCTaggtcagtggttcccaaccggtgtgcccTGGCACCCTAAGGTGCCGCGTGATCGGCTAAAGGGTGCCACGAGAtatttaaataaaccaaaaaaaaTTACTGTCTACTTAAGGCTAAAATCTTGTAaggtcttgaaataaaataagtcacaTTAATTACTCTCATGCACTACACATCAATACTTTTCGATGATTCAATTATACTTGTATCCGGCTCCGGCAGAAGGCATTAGAGCCAATCCCTGCTGAACATTCCTGATTCAGTATACTAGTATAGACTACACGCTTCCTCAAGAACATTCCCGAGACTTcaacagaatataataaaattgtacgagTTGTGCTGCCGCTTTCAGTTGTTTTCTTTGCGTTGATTCATAGTGTTTTGATATGGATAAGTTCATTGTTAAACCTAAATGCCAGGataatgaaagtgaaaagttGGCTCCTACGACTAGAGTTTCTCCCAGACCGTCAAATGCAACACATAAAGAAGACAAACGAAAGAAAAGATCATACCTGGACAGTTACTTAGCGTATGGAGGAAAATCCTATccctgtgtgtttagtttgtggcgAAACACTCAGCAACAAAGCCATGGTAACTAGCAAACTGAAGCGCCATCTTACAACAAAGCATCCCAGTGTGTCACAGAAAAGCGCGATGTATTTTTCTGACCATAGCTGACACTGCTCTTGAAGCCTCATTTAAAGTAGCAGAACTGATAGCTAAAAAAAGAAACCTCATACTCTTGGAGAGGAAATCATAGGCATGTAAAGTTATAGTTTCAACAATTCTTGACGAAGGAGCAGCTGATCAAGTTTCGAAAATTCCTCTCTCCAACAATACAGTCAGCCGCAGGATATGTGAAGTGTCATGCAATATCAACGAACAAGTcttggagaaaataaaaactgatagAATATTTGCTTTGTAAGTAGATGAGAGCATCGATATTGGCGACAAACCGCAACTCCTTGGTTTTATCAGAAAAAGTGATGATGAAGATATTAGTAAGCAGTTTCTGTTCTGTAGACCACTGGAGATTACAGCCACAGGCCAcgatattttcgtttctattAATTGCTTTCTCAATGACCATGATCTTTCATGGAAAGACTGTTGTGATATAATGTACGGATGGTACGCCATCTATGTCTgggaaattttaaagttttactgCCAGAGCTCTCAATGAAAATCCATCCATAATTATTACTCAATGTTTTTTGCTCAGAGAGGCATTAGTCATGAAAGCGTGTAATGAAGACTTTGCTCCAGTGTTTAACCAAGTTATGAAAATGGTGAACTACATGAAGTCTCGACCTTTAAAGTGCAGGATTTTTGAACAGTTATGTCGCGTAACTGATGCACCTCATACCTCTTTGTTACTTCACACAGAAGTAAGGTGGTTATCGCGGGGTCATGTATTGAACAGGTGAAAACTTTTTAAAGGATGAAAATCAAGACACATTTCATGAGCTGTTACTAAGTGATTCTTGATGTTTGGAACTGTCGTATCTGGCAGATATTTTTCATAAACTGAATGAACTGAATGTTTCAATGTGAGGTCGACAGGAAACAACAAATTTCTCAAccaataaaatgaaaggttttaaaagaaaacttagtaCTTGGAGATCTACAGTTCAGGAAGGAGATCTGTCGAACTTACCATCTCTTCTCAATCTGGCAGGAGATAAAGATCTGGGTAAGCTGAAAGACCGCATTTGTGATAACTTATCAAGATTGCAAGATGTATTTTCCATCTATTTCCACTATTAATCTCGACAGGGTTGTCTCACCATTTGATTTCGTAGATATTGCAGAGAAAATAGATTTCAGTGCTTGCGAACGAAGATGGATTTATTGATCTTTGCACTGATTCCACACTCAGAGGTAAGTTCACCAAGAGTGAGGCATTGGTAGCTGCTTTTTGGCTTCACCTGAGAGAGGAGTATCCTATCCTAATGAAGAAAGCAATTAAGGCACTTTTGCCCTTTTCAACATCCTATCTATAAGAGCAAGCCTTCTCTGCTATGGTGACAAAATGCAAAGCAAGAAATAGACTGAATAAACTTGAGGATGATTTGCGTGTTGCATTGTCAAGTGAGGCCCAATATCACGTACCTGTGCTCTAAGCATCAATCATAAGTTTCACATTAATGATCAATCGAACAAAACTCTATTGATGTATTTTTACTCAGTTATTGTAGTAAAGTTTACTGCATTTTGTTATGATGTACGGTACTTATTATTTCATCtttcaataaatgaatatacgagtttatttttaatgtaagaaaGGTTGCCCCCAGTTTTTAATGTTATTCCCAAGGGTGCTGCGAACTTAAAAAGGTTGGGAAACACTGCTCTAGGTCAAAGAAGACTGCCACAAGATGCTCCTTGTTGAGGACAGCATCTCTAATGGCTGTCTCCTGCAGAACAAGATGGTAtacggcggatctgtgcttacgaaacccacattggatattagataattggttttccgattcgagtacccacatcaggcatttgcttatcatcttttccataaccttgcatatgCAGCTGGTTAGACAAATTGGCTTATAATTGCGAgtaaagaaggatcctttcccggtttctggaaCTGGATTACAATTGCGGAAtgccaagcagatggaaatataccctcagtccagattctgttgAATAATGGCAGAAGAAAGGATTTACCAGCTGGAAGAAGACGGTGAAGCATGCAGTTATGGATGTTGTCacggccaggggaggtgtcaggggatgtgtctcGTGCCACCTCCAGCTGCTCGGATGTGAACAGTGCATTGTAATCTTCATTGttatcagatttaaaatttatgttCCGTCTTTCTGCAGCATCTtggattttcagaaattccgggtcagAATTCCTTGAGCTGCTTATTTGTCCAAAAgtggtagcaaatatttcagcCATTTCTATGGGACTGGTGGTCATTACTCCATTGTTCAGAAGGCCCGggattacagaactacgtttcccatatgatgttagctgggacgttctttttcaatgcactgacgtagtttgtccaggacgtctgcttagcatcgcacacaatgcgacgagctttggctcaaagacgtttaaactggacaaaattttcttgggtcggatggcgctcaaattggcgtaacgCACGCTTGCGGTCtgggattgcatctctgcaggcatccgtcctCCAGGGGAAAGAGAAgagttttggcctgcaggacgaccaggggatagataattccgctgcttttataaccacatttgagaaatgtTCTACTACTGAGTCCACACTTTTATATCcattatcatcgaatgatatggactccgaaaatccgaccagCCCGCCTTTTTAATAATCCAGTTTGGGGAGAGCGATTCCGCAGGTCGTAAAGTGGACATACACATTCGAATGGAGTAgtgacgggtacatacctctgccatttcattttctttgtcatcatcggaatttgagccccatgagTGGTGGGATGTATTGAAGTCACCCACTACCAGATATGGAGGAGATACCAGCGAGAGAATAtgttcaatttcatgaagtgtgaAAGAAGTATCTGGGGGACATATACACACAGACTGTTGAAAACTGAATGCCAGGAAGAGTTGTTGCGGCCATGCATTGATGAGAGTGGTAATATTGATGACAGAGGAAAATATACTTTGGTGGAGTAGGAGGGCACAACCTCCATTAGCACAAATACTAGCAAGGTGATTGTACCGGTGAACGTAGTATCCCGAGATACTCAGGGAGTTttcaggtcggaggtgtgtctcctgaagacataaaatagcagggttctcatgatagatcaattgttgtagttctgtatatctgctgcgtacaccgttcacgtTCCACCTTACAATATCAGTCATCAAGAGGAGCTAAATCATGGTGATGGCCTCACAGGGGATGTTCTCTTCTTATCTTTTCAAGAGTTGGTGCCTTTGACTGCGACTGCTTAGCCCTCAACCGTGGGGACTCACTCGCAGATCGCCGCACACctgatcgtgatcttgatcgagtGCGGGATCTCGACCCATCACCCGAACAAGGAGTGCGACGTCACGGCGATCTACCAGGCCTTGAGTCTTTGTCTGTCGCCACAGCAGTGACGTTTTCTGGAACATAAGGCCTGATATCAAGGCCACACGtatcgtctgactcagcagtctgagtggcaaCGTCCGCATATGTCTGAGTAGCGATCTCAATTCACTTCCCAGGAATATTTGCAAGAGGTGGCGTTTGTATGGAAGCcctctgtttcttttttttactgAGGCATAGGACTTTTCCGTTGCCTTGTTCATTTAAAATACGCTTACGTGCCTCAAGAAACATAATATTTTCTCGGACTCAGAGCTCTTGAATATCCATCAATACTTTGGGAAATTTTTAGAATTAGCGGCGTGGTGCCCAGAACAATTTACACAGTGCTCGGCACCGgtacatggggaatccccatgatCAGCACCGCCACACTTTGCACATAAATGATATCGTTAGTGCAATGTTTTTGCGTAAGTTCGAACTgctggcacctaaagcaccgcattaggttcggcacatacgcacgaactgggacacgctcgtacccgtcaaggatgtattctggtaggacaa
This region includes:
- the LOC138705739 gene encoding zinc finger protein 729-like isoform X1, encoding MDVIKMQPDIDPLPIIPPSDTEEKKPLSEEGNVLDQHVTEIKTECKDDLISEMTFAEVEEENVSDLHMTEIKMECMDHSYELKSEMTFDETPVAVDFPELKSQVEEAREFDHLEEEVKLEGATEEGEVSTEGIGMPAASNSITEDECLQTGEETYKCDVCEKWFHDLARHKSHAHLHTSKSPFICDVCGKNCLQLDRLKRHSHLHAREKAFSCDICGKKFAASRSLRKHAVVHTGKKAFSCDICGKKFSASRSLRKHAVVHTGEKAFSCNICGKKFTQSNSLKRHSLIHTGEKTFSCDICGKEFTQSNDLKKHALIHRGEKTFSCDICGKKFLQCGDLKRHALVHTGEEPFICDVCGKKFLQSGDLKRHALIHTGEKPFSCDVCGKKFTQSNALKRHALVHTGEKPFSCDICGKKFTQSGDLKKHALIHTGEKTFSCDICGKKFTRAGILKNHALIHTGEKAFSCDICGKKFTRSGSLKKHSLIHTGEKAFSCDICGKKFTQSNDLKKHSLIHTGEKTFICDICGKKFLQSGDLNRHSLVHTGEKAFSCDICGKKFTQSNGLKRHALVHTGEKPFGCNICEKKFTQSNDLKKHALIHRGEGIQL
- the LOC138705739 gene encoding zinc finger protein 729-like isoform X2 is translated as MDVIKMQPDIDPLPIIPPSDTEEKKPLSEEGNVLDQHVTEIKTECKDDLISEMTFAEVEEAREFDHLEEEVKLEGATEEGEVSTEGIGMPAASNSITEDECLQTGEETYKCDVCEKWFHDLARHKSHAHLHTSKSPFICDVCGKNCLQLDRLKRHSHLHAREKAFSCDICGKKFAASRSLRKHAVVHTGKKAFSCDICGKKFSASRSLRKHAVVHTGEKAFSCNICGKKFTQSNSLKRHSLIHTGEKTFSCDICGKEFTQSNDLKKHALIHRGEKTFSCDICGKKFLQCGDLKRHALVHTGEEPFICDVCGKKFLQSGDLKRHALIHTGEKPFSCDVCGKKFTQSNALKRHALVHTGEKPFSCDICGKKFTQSGDLKKHALIHTGEKTFSCDICGKKFTRAGILKNHALIHTGEKAFSCDICGKKFTRSGSLKKHSLIHTGEKAFSCDICGKKFTQSNDLKKHSLIHTGEKTFICDICGKKFLQSGDLNRHSLVHTGEKAFSCDICGKKFTQSNGLKRHALVHTGEKPFGCNICEKKFTQSNDLKKHALIHRGEGIQL
- the LOC138705739 gene encoding zinc finger protein 729-like isoform X3, whose product is MSCCAHMRLSSARSLSTIPTTVSIIRLFTADTVKIHRDFVQQLCEFVNCFLSSTSIYHQFAHWSIPPLHRGLCDIQCLIIGMPAASNSITEDECLQTGEETYKCDVCEKWFHDLARHKSHAHLHTSKSPFICDVCGKNCLQLDRLKRHSHLHAREKAFSCDICGKKFAASRSLRKHAVVHTGKKAFSCDICGKKFSASRSLRKHAVVHTGEKAFSCNICGKKFTQSNSLKRHSLIHTGEKTFSCDICGKEFTQSNDLKKHALIHRGEKTFSCDICGKKFLQCGDLKRHALVHTGEEPFICDVCGKKFLQSGDLKRHALIHTGEKPFSCDVCGKKFTQSNALKRHALVHTGEKPFSCDICGKKFTQSGDLKKHALIHTGEKTFSCDICGKKFTRAGILKNHALIHTGEKAFSCDICGKKFTRSGSLKKHSLIHTGEKAFSCDICGKKFTQSNDLKKHSLIHTGEKTFICDICGKKFLQSGDLNRHSLVHTGEKAFSCDICGKKFTQSNGLKRHALVHTGEKPFGCNICEKKFTQSNDLKKHALIHRGEGIQL